One Fundulus heteroclitus isolate FHET01 chromosome 1, MU-UCD_Fhet_4.1, whole genome shotgun sequence genomic window carries:
- the wnt5a gene encoding protein Wnt-5a: MNMGLGCVCRPACWSFGSLLDSRHCVFALTLLTLLMQVVVEANSWWSLAMNPLLIPEAYIIGAQPLCSQLVGLSQGQKKLCQLYQDHMQFIGEGAKMGIRECQYQFRHRRWNCSTVDNSSVFGRVMQIGSRETAFTYAISAAGVVNTVSRACREGELTSCGCSRAARPKDLQRDWLWGGCGDNLNYGYRFSREFVDAREREKSYPKGSYESARLQMNLHNNEAGRRAVSNLADVSCKCHGVSGSCSLKTCWLQLADFRKVGDYLKEKYDSAAVMKLNSRGKLVPMHSNFNPPTSNDLVHIDQSPDYCLKNQSTGSLGTVGRLCNKTSEGMDGCELMCCGRGYDQYKAQIVERCNCKFHWCCYVKCKRCTKIVDQFVCK, translated from the exons ATGAACATGGGGCTAGGTTGTGTTTGCCGGCCTGCTTGCTGGTCCTTTGGCAGCTTGCTGGACTCCAGGCACTGTGTTTTTGCCCTCACACTCCTCACGCTCCTCATGCAGGTGGTCGTGGAGGCCAACTCATGGTG GTCTTTGGCCATGAACCCTCTACTGATCCCAGAGGCCTACATCATCGGGGCCCAGCCTCTGTGCAGCCAGCTGGTAGGCCTGTCTCAGGGCCAAAAGAAACTGTGCCAGCTCTACCAGGACCACATGCAGTTCATTGGTGAAGGTGCCAAAATGGGGATTCGAGAATGCCAGTACCAGTTCAGGCACCGGCGCTGGAACTGCAGCACCGTGGACAACTCCTCTGTGTTTGGACGTGTCATGCAAATAG GCAGTCGGGAAACGGCGTTCACCTATGCCATCAGCGCAGCCGGGGTGGTGAACACAGTGAGCCGTGCTTGCAGGGAGGGCGAGCTCACCAGCTGTGGGTGCAGTCGGGCCGCTCGTCCTAAAGACCTGCAGAGGGACTGGCTGTGGGGTGGCTGCGGAGACAACCTCAACTACGGCTACAGGTTCTCCAGGGAGTTTGTGGACGCACGCGAGAGGGAGAAGAGCTATCCGAAAGGCTCATACGAGAGTGCCAGGCTGCAGATGAACCTTCACAATAACGAGGCAGGGAGAAGG gcagTGTCAAACCTCGCCGATGTGTCCTGCAAGTGCCATGGCGTGTCGGGCTCCTGCAGCCTGAAGACCTGCTGGCTACAGCTGGCCGACTTCCGTAAGGTGGGCGATTATCTGAAGGAGAAGTACGACAGCGCAGCAGTCATGAAGCTCAACTCGCGTGGCAAACTGGTGCCGATGCACAGCAACTTCAACCCTCCGACGAGCAACGATCTGGTGCACATCGACCAGAGTCCAGACTACTGCCTGAAGAACCAAAGCACTGGCTCCCTGGGCACGGTGGGGCGCCTTTGCAACAAGACGTCGGAGGGCATGGATGGGTGCGAGCTGATGTGCTGCGGCCGAGGTTACGACCAGTACAAGGCCCAGATAGTGGAGCGCTGCAACTGCAAGTTCCACTGGTGCTGCTACGTGAAGTGCAAACGCTGCACCAAAATCGTAGACCAGTTCGTCTGCAAGTGA